The window CGCCGTCCACCTGAAGCCAGATTTTCCGGCCCGAGTCGTTTATCATCCGGCGGGCCTGCGCTATGCGCTCCGGCGACTGGGGCATGAACGCCTGACCGCCGAAACCCGGATTCACCGTCATCACCAGCAGCAGGTCTATCTTCGGCAGAAACCGGAGCGCCTTTTCAAGCGGGGTGTCCGGGTTCAGCGCCAGGCCTGCTTTTGCGCCCAGCTGATGTATCTTATCCAGCGCGGCGGCGCAATTTTTAGCCTCGTAATGCACGGTTATCAGGTCCGCGCCGGCTTTCACGAAAGCCTCAACGAAATCAAGCGGGCGCTCCACCATCAGATGCGCGTCCAGCGGCAGGCTTACGCGCCTGCGCAACGCGGCCACCACCGCCGGGCCGAAGCTGATATTGGGCACGAAATGCCCGTCCATCACATCCACCTGAAGCCAGTCCGCGCCGGCAAGTTCGGCATGCTCGGCGGCACGGCCCAGGTCCGCCGCGTCTGCGGCGAGAACGGAGGGCACTATAGCCGTTCTGCCGGAGGGCGGATGAAATGTCATTGCATCTCCTTTTCTTCCACCAGCACGCCGTTTACGAAAATGCGCACCTTCGCCGGCCCGCCGTAGGGCGCGGTAAGGTCAACCTTGGTGCCGGGGGCGCGCAGCCCGTTGAAAATCTCGCGCTCGCCGGATTTGTCCATCATCACTATGCGCAGCCGGCTCTGGGAGCTGCCCTGGCTCATCTCGTAATGGATGCGGTGCACTTTGGCAGCCGCCGCGCCGGTGTCCCTGCGCCCGCTTATCACAAGCGTTATCCTGATGTCCGGGTTAAGCGCGGTGTCCGGAGCCGGGTCCTGCGAAAGTATGGTCCCGTTCGGGAAAAGCGATGCCGGCTCCTCCTTTATATCAAAAGACAATCTGTTCTGCGCCGCCCAGTGGTTTGCCTCCATGACGGATTTCTGGCGGAAATCCGGCATCAACGTTATCCCCGAAGGCGGCGGCCCCGCCGAAATCGTTATATTGATCAGCGAATTTTTGGCCACGCTGGCGTCCGGCGCCGGGTCCTGGGCGATTACCACGCCCTTGTCCAACTTTAGCGAATACGCCTCGCCCACCTCGCCCAGCAGCAGCTGCTGCTGGCGGAGCAGCAGTTCCGCGTTTCGCTGCGGCAGCCCCGACAGGTTGGGCGCGAAAACCGATTCCCCCCCTTGGCTGAACCAGGCGCGTATCACCTTGCCCTCGCGCACCATGGTTCCCGGCGGCGGAAGCTGGCGGATGACCGCGCCCACCGGGACGGAATTGTCAAACTCCTCGCCGCATCTTTGCAGGGCCAGCTTGACGCCCGACAGCGTGTCCAGCGCGGCCATGGCGGAACGTTTGGTTATGTCCGGCGCGGCCACCTGCGCCCTGTCATGCACAAGCGCGCCGAAAGCCCAGTCCAGCGAAAAGTAGGCTGCGGCGCAGACGATTGCAAGAACAACCAGGGTTTCGACAAATCGTTTCATACGGCGTTCATGCGGCGCCGTCCGCCCGCCCGGCGCAAGGGAGGGCAAAAACATCCCCTGCCTTCAGCCTCAGGCCGTTTGCAAAATCCCACGCTGAAACGGTGTTTTTGCCTTCGGGGCGGACAGACTCCACCAATACGGCTCCGTCTGAACATTCTACTATAAAACCCCTGCCCCTTTCAACGCGCGCGATTGTCCCCGGCGCGCCGCCCGCGCCGGCGGGGGAAAGCGATGTTTTCAGCACCTGCACCAGCGTTTTGCGCCCCCCCGCAGGGCAATACACCCGCGCGCGCGGCCCCAGCGCAAGCCCGCGCACCCGGTTGTGAATCTCCGCCGCGGGGCGCGAAAAATCAAGAAAGGAATCCTCCGTCCGCAGCAGCGGCGCGGCAGACGGCTTGCCGGATTGCGCGATGCGCGGCGGACTGCCGGCGGCGGACAGCTCCAGCGCGTCGTCCAGAATATCCACGCCGAAAGCGGCCAGTTTGCTCATCAGCGAGGCCGCGTTGTCTTCGGGCGCTATGGGATGCCGTTTGGCAAGGCAGAGCGGCCCTGTATCCATCCCCTCGTCAAGCCAGAAGGCGGAAACTCCGGTTTCGGTTTCCCCGTTTATAAGCGCCCATTGCACGGGGGCCGCGCCCCTGTAAGCGGGCAGAAGCGAAAAATGGATATTGAGGCAGCCCATGGCCGGAACCGACAGCGCATCCTGTTTAAGCAGCCTGCCGTAAGCGACGACCACGGCCACGTCCGGCTTTACGTTTTGCAGCGCGCTGGCGACGGCGGCGGAATTATCCGCCGTTTCCACCGGAATGCCGCGCGCGGCGGCAAAAACCTTTACCGGCGACGGCGTTAGCTTGAGCCCGCGCCCGGCGGGCCTGTCGGGCATGGTGATGACCAGCGCCGGCGGGTGTTCCCGGCACATGAAATCAAGAAAAGGGACCGCCGTCTCCGGCGTCCCCATGAAAACGGTCTTCAAATTCGCCATTCAGGAATATTTTAGCACATAGCGCGGCTTCGCATGTGTTTTGCGGGTTTCCCGCAGGACACATTGTGGCCCGGATATCAACAAATGCAAAAAATAGCCGGATACCTGACCGCTTGAGCTTCAGTGACCTCTATTACCTGAATGTTTCAGTTGGATTGCGGGGTTCGGCGAAAAATAGCTTCATACTGCCTTCACAAAATTATCCTTTCGCGCAGTGAGGCGCGCGCGGATAATTTTGTTCGGCATTATTTCGCGCTTTTTCGCCTCGGTCCTCGCAACCAACTGAAACACTCAGGTTATGATGCGCCCCTGCATGGATAATTCCATGCAGGGGCGCCGGATTTTTGCTTCCGCTTTTGCGGAGGCTTGCCTTGCGGCTTAGTACATGTCTCCGCCGGGCATGGGGGCGGACATTTTCTCTTTCTTTTCCGGCAGGTCGGCGATGAGCGCCTCGCTGAGCAGCACCGTCGCGCCGATGGAGGCGGCGTTCTGGAGCGCGGAGCGCACCACTTTGGCCGGGTCAACGACGCCGGCTTTGAGCATGTCGCCGTACTCGCCCGTCTCGGCGTTGAAGCCCTGATTTTCGCCGAGGGCGCGCACTCTCTCTATGACCACGGAGCCGTCATGGCCCGCGTTGGTGGCTATCTGGCGCAGCGGCGCGCTGAGCGCGCGGCGGACGATGTTGATGCCGGTCTGCTCATCCTCGTTTGCGCCCTTAAGCGTTGTCAGCGTTTTTTCGCAGCGGATGAGCGCCACGCCGCCGCCGGCGACAAGGCCCTCTTCCACGCCCGCGCGGGTTGCGTTTCTGGCGTCTTCCACTTTGGCTTTCTTGGCTTTCATCTCGGTCTCGGTAGCTGCGCCGACGCTGATGACGGCCACTCCGCCGGAGAGCTTGGCAAGCCGCTCTTCCAGTTTCTCTTTGTCGTAGTCGGAGGTGCTGTCTTTGATCTGGCGGCGGAGCTGCTCTGCCCGCTTTTTAATCTCGTCCTTGTTGCCCACGCCGTCTACGATGGTGGTGTTTTCCTTGTCCACAACCACGCGCTTGGCGCGGCCCAGCATTTCAATGCCTGCTTTTTCAAGCTTTGAGCCGGTCTCTTCGCTGATGACCTGCCCGCCTGTCAGCACAGCGATGTCGGCCAGCATGTCCTTGCGGCGGTCGCCAAAGCCGGGGGCCTTGACGGCGCAGCCTTTGATTGTGCCGCGCATTTTGTTGAATACCAGCGTGGCAAGCGCCTCGCCTTCAATATCCTCGGCGATAAGCATAAACGGCTTGCCGGCTTCCACGATTTTCTGGAGGACGGGCATAAGCTCGTTCATTGAGGAGATTTTCTTGTCGGTGATGAGGATGTAGCAGTCCTCAAGCGCGCATTCCATGCGCTCGGCATCGGTGACGAAGTACGGGGAGATGTAACCCCTGTCAAACTGCATGCCCTCCACGACGTCCAGCGTCGTCTCCGCCGATTTGCCTTCCTCTATGGTGATGACGCCCTCGTGTCCGACTTTTTCCATCGCCTGGGCGATGAGGTCGCCGATGACGCGGTCGTTTGCGGAGATGGTGGCTATCTGCGCCTTCTCCTCGCGCGTCTTGACCGGCTTGTGCATTTTCTTGATTTCTTCGCAGACGGCCTCAACCGCTTTTTCAATGCCGCGTTTTACCTGCATCGGGTTCGCGCCGGAAGCGATGTTTTTGACGCCCTCTGCCAGAATGGCCTGGGCCAGCACGGTGGCGGTGGTGGTGCCGTCGCCGGCGACGTCATTGGTCTTGGTGGCCACTTCCTTTACGAGCTGGGCGCCCATGTTTTCGAAATGGTCTTCCAACTCTATCTCTTTGGCGACGGTGACGCCGTCGTCAATTATTGACGGGTAGCCGAATTTTTTCTCCAGCACCACGCAGCGGCCCTTGGGGCCCAGTGTAACCTTCACCGCATTGGCGGCCTGGTCTATGCCGGATTTGATACGCGCACGCGCCTCTTCGCCGAAAATGATCTGTTTCGCCATTTGGATGTCTCCTTAATAATTACCGCAGCACGCCAAGAACATCGTCTTGGTGCATGATGAGATACTCCACGTCGTCAATCTTTATTTCCGTGCCGGAGTATTTGCCGTAGAGTATCCTGTCCCCCGCCTTGACGTCCATGTTGAGCCGCTTGCCTTCCTCGGTCATTTTGCCGGGGCCGGCGGCGATGATTTCGCCTTCCTGCGGCTTGTCCTTGGCCGTGTCCGGGATGATGATGCCGCCTTTGCGGACTTCCTTGGGTTCAACCGCCTTTACCAGAACCCGGTCGCCCAAAGGCTGGATTTTCACTTCTGCCATATCATTCCTCCTGTTGTTTTCCGCGCCCGTCCGTCGGGCGGAAGGCGCGGGCAATGTTAGCAGTCATTGCGTCTGACTGATAATTTAGCATAAACCGCGCGGGGTGTCAATAGCAGTCTTTTAAGGGGAGCGCTAATTATGGATTTGCGAAGGCGTTTATAGCCGCGCGCGCCAGCTGGGCGATTTTTTCCATGAATTTCGGATTGCGCAGCTTTATAACTACAACGGAGACGTTGTCGGGCCCGCCGTTTTCCAGGGCCTTGTCAACCAGGTAGCGGCACATCATGGCCGCCGGCAGGGCGGAGGACAGGACGCCGCGCATATCTGTTTCAGAAGCGGCTTTGAACAGCCCGTCGGAGCACAGCAGCAGCCTGTCGCCGTCGGCCAGTGTAACCTCGCCCACATCCAGCTTGACCGCCTTGGTTATTCCCATCGCCCGGGTGAGGATATTCTGCATGGAGGAAATTTCGGCTTCCTCCTTTGTCATTATGCCCTTGCGGACCTGCTCCATCACCAGCGAATGGTCGCTGGTAAGCTGGACCATATTACTTTCGCGATACAGATAAATGCGCGAGTCCCCTATATGCGCGATAGCCGCGCTGCGAGAGCCCAGCAGTATCGCGCTCAGGGTGGTGCCCATGCCTTTGCGGTTGGTCTGTTCCATGGACGCGGCGTGAACCGCCTCGTTGGCCTTGATGGCGGCGAAATGTATGTCATTTACGGATTCGGAAAGATGCGGGTCCTTGTTTTTCACGCGCATGTCGCCGCTGCGCAGCGCTATCAAACTCTCTTTTATGGCGGTTATGGCTATGTCGCTTGCGATTTCTCCGGCGTTATGCCCGCCCATCCCGTCGGCTACCGCGGCAAGGCCCAGCAACTCGTCCACCACGACGCTGTCCTGATTGTCGCTGCGAACCTTGCCTTTGTCGCTCAGAAAAGCGAATTCCGGGATAAGGGATATCTCTATCATAACCTGTCCGAATACCGCAAAACCTCGGTGCGCTGCGCCGCCAGCGAAACGCAGGATAAAAGCGCAAAAAGCAGCGCCGCCAGCAGGTACGAACCCTCACGCCCCGCATTGGCCTGAAAGCGGCCGGCCGGTTCTGCGGCAGCTTCGCGCCATGCCTCGGATTTCAGAAGTTCCAGCGGTTTTCTCCGGGGAATATCCACCAGTTTATCGGACGGAGGCGCAACCCCGCCGTTTTCCCGGCGCAGTTTTTCAATCTGCTCCTGCCGCTCGGCATAGGCTTTGGTTACCATGGCTTCCTGGTCGGCCTCTTTTTGCGAATAGAGCTGCGCGGAATATGCGCTGACGCCGTAAATCCACATCATTGCGCCGGCGGCTGAGATGAGGACCAGCGGCGCCAGAAGCGATGTTATGGTGCTTTTCTTGGCAAAGCCGGACAACGCCGCAGCCGCGGACAGAAACACCGCCAGGAACAGCGCAGTGGTGAGACTGTCGCCCGCGGCCTCAACAGAGACAAAACGCCATAAAAACATCATGAAAAACCCGGCAAAAGCCGCGCCCGCCCATCTGCCGGCGACGCGCTTGTCGTCCCTGCACATGAAATGACAGGCAAGGCAGAAAGACAGCGCAGCGTAAACAAGCATGTTGGCGGTTCCGAGCGGATTATCCGCAATGCCCCTTGCCGCTCCGGCCAGAGTGGTAAGCGGCGTCGCGCCCGCTGACGGGGAGTATGCCGCGCCGGCGGCATATGCGCAGGCGCACGCGGCGTACAACGCAAACGAGACCGCCTCAAACGCGCCGCCCGCGCTCACATATATGGCCCCGCCCAGCAGCAGCACCCCGCCTGACATAAATCCCACCTGCGCCGCCAGAGAGTCGGAGGACGGGGCGGTAACCGCAGCCCCCCACATGGCAAACAGCAGTATCATAAGGCCCGACAGCAGCATGAACACAAGCAGAAGCGGCAGCCGCCTGGATTTCTTCGGAGGAGAAAGGGTTATGGTCTCGCGCGTGTCGGCATCGTCCATCTGCGGGGTTTCCACCTGGGGGCTGTCCACAAGAGGCTCCGCCGCCTCCTCCGATTCGGACGGCGCAATATCCTCGGCAGGCAGGCCTGTATCCTCCGGCGCATCCGCGGAAGGATTGGTGATTACAACCTCTTCCTGCGGCGGCCTGGGCGCGGGGGCCGGCTCCGGCTCCTCTTGCGGCTCGGGCGGATTTTCGGACGGCGCGGACGGGGGCGCCGGTTCCGGCGGAGGAGCCGGACGGGATTCCATCTGCTCGCGCAGCATCTCGTCGAAAGAAATGATTTCCGGTATGCGCGAGCTTGCCGCGCCGCTTTCACCGCTGCGCGGCGCGGGCGCGCCGGAAACAGAAAGCGTATCCTTGCCGTCGCCGATGTTCAGGTTGAGACTGTCGCTTGTGTCCGGAAATCCCATCCTGGCTGCGCCCTTGGACAGGGCATCCAGCGCCTCGCTGGCGGACTGGTAGCGGTCCTCCGGTTTTTTCTTCATCATCCGCTCTATGATGCCGGCCAGCCACAACGGCACTTCCGGGCGGACCTGTATTATGTTCGGGGGCGGTTCGCTGATATGCTTGTGCACCACCTCTATGGAGGTCTTGCCGTCAAAGGGATACTTGGCGGATATCATGTAATACAGCGTTACCCCCGCCGAATATAAATCCGCCCTGTGGTCCACCGCGCGGCCCAGCCCCTGCTCCGGCGCCATGAAATAGGCCGTGCCCACCATCTCGCCGGAAATCGTGAGCTGCTTTTCCTCGTGGATTTTGCGCGCCAGGCCGAAGTCCACTATCTTAGGCTCGCCGTCTTTTGCAATAAGGATATTGGAGGGTTTTATATCGCGGTGTATTATGCTTTGCGCGTGGGCCGCCGCCAGGCCCCTTAGCACGCCGGAGATAATCGCCACCGACTTGTCCATCGGCAGCCCGCCGGTTTTGGTTATCATGTCGGACAGCGGGCTTCCGTCTATGTAGCTCATTATCAGGAAATAAATGCCCTTGTCCACGCCTACATTGTTTATCTGGACTATGTTGGGATGTTCTATTTTTGCGACGGAACGCGCCTCGCGCAGGAAAAACTGGACGTATCTGTCGTCGTTGGCGAGATTGGGGGCCAGCACTTTTATGCAGACGATTTTATCCAGCAGGGTGTGATGGGCCTTGTAGGCGGCTCCCATGCCCCCCATGCCTATCTTGGATACAATTTTACAACCGGCAAGCTCAGTGCCTACCAGCGCGTCCTCAGTGCCCATGACAAGTAGAGTTTATTATAAAAATCCGCCTTTTTCCACTGCGCGCATTGCTTGCGGCAGATATTGCGCCAGTTCGCCCGCCAGAACGCAGCGGTCCCCCATTTCCCTTGCCGCCATGTCGCCGCAGATTCCGTGGATGAGGACCGCGGCGCGCGCGCAGCCGAAGGCTGTTTCCGCAAAAGACTTCCTCTTTCCGGCCTGCGCCCACAATCCGGCGATAATTCCGGCCAGCACGTCTCCGGTTCCGGCTTTTGCCAGCGCGGGGCCGCCGGTGTTGTTGACGGCGAAATCGCCGTCCCCGGCGGTTATGGTGCGCGCGCCTTTGAGCACCGCCACCCCGCCGCAAATTCCGCGCAGCCGCGCAGCCGCCGCGCGGCGCGCCGCCGGGCCTTTGGGAATCGCGGTTCCCAGCAGCCGCGCAGCCTCGCCCGGATGCGGGGTGATTATACGCGGCGCCCTTACGGCGGAAAAAAACTTTTCAGCCCCGCCGCGCAGCGCAATGCAGTTCAGCGCATCCGCGTCCATGACAAAAGGGATTTCCAGTTGTTTAACGACCGCGGAGACGAAAGCCGCCGTCTCCGCGCCGGCGCCCAGCCCGGGGCCGATAAGCAGCAAATCCGCCTTACGGCGGCTTTGCCAGTCCAGCACGGTTTCAAGCGCGGCGCGCGCGGGCATGCCGTCCGCCGTCTGCGGCAGGGGCAGCGTCAGCGTCTCCGGCAGGCAGGCGGCGGCTATGGGCTGCGAGCTTTCAGGCAGCGCCA is drawn from Elusimicrobiales bacterium and contains these coding sequences:
- the rpe gene encoding ribulose-phosphate 3-epimerase, whose amino-acid sequence is MTFHPPSGRTAIVPSVLAADAADLGRAAEHAELAGADWLQVDVMDGHFVPNISFGPAVVAALRRRVSLPLDAHLMVERPLDFVEAFVKAGADLITVHYEAKNCAAALDKIHQLGAKAGLALNPDTPLEKALRFLPKIDLLLVMTVNPGFGGQAFMPQSPERIAQARRMINDSGRKIWLQVDGGINARTARMAALSGADSLVAGSAVFGPDGAQAAMRILRKNV
- a CDS encoding PASTA domain-containing protein, yielding MKRFVETLVVLAIVCAAAYFSLDWAFGALVHDRAQVAAPDITKRSAMAALDTLSGVKLALQRCGEEFDNSVPVGAVIRQLPPPGTMVREGKVIRAWFSQGGESVFAPNLSGLPQRNAELLLRQQQLLLGEVGEAYSLKLDKGVVIAQDPAPDASVAKNSLINITISAGPPPSGITLMPDFRQKSVMEANHWAAQNRLSFDIKEEPASLFPNGTILSQDPAPDTALNPDIRITLVISGRRDTGAAAAKVHRIHYEMSQGSSQSRLRIVMMDKSGEREIFNGLRAPGTKVDLTAPYGGPAKVRIFVNGVLVEEKEMQ
- the fmt gene encoding methionyl-tRNA formyltransferase, encoding MANLKTVFMGTPETAVPFLDFMCREHPPALVITMPDRPAGRGLKLTPSPVKVFAAARGIPVETADNSAAVASALQNVKPDVAVVVAYGRLLKQDALSVPAMGCLNIHFSLLPAYRGAAPVQWALINGETETGVSAFWLDEGMDTGPLCLAKRHPIAPEDNAASLMSKLAAFGVDILDDALELSAAGSPPRIAQSGKPSAAPLLRTEDSFLDFSRPAAEIHNRVRGLALGPRARVYCPAGGRKTLVQVLKTSLSPAGAGGAPGTIARVERGRGFIVECSDGAVLVESVRPEGKNTVSAWDFANGLRLKAGDVFALPCAGRADGAA
- the groL gene encoding chaperonin GroEL (60 kDa chaperone family; promotes refolding of misfolded polypeptides especially under stressful conditions; forms two stacked rings of heptamers to form a barrel-shaped 14mer; ends can be capped by GroES; misfolded proteins enter the barrel where they are refolded when GroES binds), giving the protein MAKQIIFGEEARARIKSGIDQAANAVKVTLGPKGRCVVLEKKFGYPSIIDDGVTVAKEIELEDHFENMGAQLVKEVATKTNDVAGDGTTTATVLAQAILAEGVKNIASGANPMQVKRGIEKAVEAVCEEIKKMHKPVKTREEKAQIATISANDRVIGDLIAQAMEKVGHEGVITIEEGKSAETTLDVVEGMQFDRGYISPYFVTDAERMECALEDCYILITDKKISSMNELMPVLQKIVEAGKPFMLIAEDIEGEALATLVFNKMRGTIKGCAVKAPGFGDRRKDMLADIAVLTGGQVISEETGSKLEKAGIEMLGRAKRVVVDKENTTIVDGVGNKDEIKKRAEQLRRQIKDSTSDYDKEKLEERLAKLSGGVAVISVGAATETEMKAKKAKVEDARNATRAGVEEGLVAGGGVALIRCEKTLTTLKGANEDEQTGINIVRRALSAPLRQIATNAGHDGSVVIERVRALGENQGFNAETGEYGDMLKAGVVDPAKVVRSALQNAASIGATVLLSEALIADLPEKKEKMSAPMPGGDMY
- a CDS encoding co-chaperone GroES, with amino-acid sequence MKIQPLGDRVLVKAVEPKEVRKGGIIIPDTAKDKPQEGEIIAAGPGKMTEEGKRLNMDVKAGDRILYGKYSGTEIKIDDVEYLIMHQDDVLGVLR
- a CDS encoding Stp1/IreP family PP2C-type Ser/Thr phosphatase, with protein sequence MIEISLIPEFAFLSDKGKVRSDNQDSVVVDELLGLAAVADGMGGHNAGEIASDIAITAIKESLIALRSGDMRVKNKDPHLSESVNDIHFAAIKANEAVHAASMEQTNRKGMGTTLSAILLGSRSAAIAHIGDSRIYLYRESNMVQLTSDHSLVMEQVRKGIMTKEEAEISSMQNILTRAMGITKAVKLDVGEVTLADGDRLLLCSDGLFKAASETDMRGVLSSALPAAMMCRYLVDKALENGGPDNVSVVVIKLRNPKFMEKIAQLARAAINAFANP
- a CDS encoding serine/threonine-protein kinase, producing the protein MGTEDALVGTELAGCKIVSKIGMGGMGAAYKAHHTLLDKIVCIKVLAPNLANDDRYVQFFLREARSVAKIEHPNIVQINNVGVDKGIYFLIMSYIDGSPLSDMITKTGGLPMDKSVAIISGVLRGLAAAHAQSIIHRDIKPSNILIAKDGEPKIVDFGLARKIHEEKQLTISGEMVGTAYFMAPEQGLGRAVDHRADLYSAGVTLYYMISAKYPFDGKTSIEVVHKHISEPPPNIIQVRPEVPLWLAGIIERMMKKKPEDRYQSASEALDALSKGAARMGFPDTSDSLNLNIGDGKDTLSVSGAPAPRSGESGAASSRIPEIISFDEMLREQMESRPAPPPEPAPPSAPSENPPEPQEEPEPAPAPRPPQEEVVITNPSADAPEDTGLPAEDIAPSESEEAAEPLVDSPQVETPQMDDADTRETITLSPPKKSRRLPLLLVFMLLSGLMILLFAMWGAAVTAPSSDSLAAQVGFMSGGVLLLGGAIYVSAGGAFEAVSFALYAACACAYAAGAAYSPSAGATPLTTLAGAARGIADNPLGTANMLVYAALSFCLACHFMCRDDKRVAGRWAGAAFAGFFMMFLWRFVSVEAAGDSLTTALFLAVFLSAAAALSGFAKKSTITSLLAPLVLISAAGAMMWIYGVSAYSAQLYSQKEADQEAMVTKAYAERQEQIEKLRRENGGVAPPSDKLVDIPRRKPLELLKSEAWREAAAEPAGRFQANAGREGSYLLAALLFALLSCVSLAAQRTEVLRYSDRL
- a CDS encoding NAD(P)H-hydrate dehydratase; its protein translation is MKLLPKRRPCGNKGDYGKILIIAGSRGMTGAGVLAARAALKSGAGLVTLALPESSQPIAAACLPETLTLPLPQTADGMPARAALETVLDWQSRRKADLLLIGPGLGAGAETAAFVSAVVKQLEIPFVMDADALNCIALRGGAEKFFSAVRAPRIITPHPGEAARLLGTAIPKGPAARRAAAARLRGICGGVAVLKGARTITAGDGDFAVNNTGGPALAKAGTGDVLAGIIAGLWAQAGKRKSFAETAFGCARAAVLIHGICGDMAAREMGDRCVLAGELAQYLPQAMRAVEKGGFL